The following is a genomic window from Lysinibacillus sp. G4S2.
GGACAGATGAAAGTGAGGAATTCATTATATGAATATCATCAAGCTCGAGGAAATGCTCAAGCAATTTTTTAATGAAGATATAGGAGATGGGGATTTATCAAGTGAATTTATATTTTCTGCTGAACAGCAGGGATCTTTTTCTTTTTATGCGAAAGAAAGCGGCATTTTTTGTGGAGCCCTCATCATTGAGCATGGATTTCTTTTACTTGATCGATCGATGGATATTACTCTTTATAGAAAAGATGGTGAAAAAGTAAATACTGGTGATGTTCTCGCTGTTATTCAAGGACCTCTTCAAAAGTTATTAATGGGTGAACGGGTAATTTTGAATCTTACTCAGCGTATGTCTGCTATCGCTACAGCTACAAATTTAGCGGTGCGTGAAACAGCAGGTACGAATGCGAAAATATGCGATACTCGCAAAACAATGCCTGGCATGCGTATGTTAGATAAATATGCTGTTAGAATCGGTGGTGCCTACAACCATCGCAATGGTTTATACGATGCGATAATGCTAAAGGATAATCATATTGCGTTTACAGGTAGTATTACTAAGGCAGTACAGGCTGCCCGAGAGAAAATCGGTCACACCATAAAAATCGAAGTGGAAATCGAAACAAAGGCCCAGCTAGATGAAGCAATTGTAGCTGGCGCAGACATTATTATGTTTGATAATCGCAGCCCTGAAGAAATACGTGAATGGCTTCCTGCTGTTCCCCCGCATATCGCTACAGAAGCTTCAGGAGGCATTACGCTTCATAACTTAAACACCTATGCTAAAACAGGCATTCAATGGATTTCTCTTGGAGCTTTAACACATTCAGTAATAGCCTTTGATATTAGTGCACTTGTACAAACGAAAGGAGTTAATTCTCTTGTCCATCACTAGTTTATTACAACAAACGTCACTACTACCAGATCATTATCGTGCATTATCTAAAAACGAAATGGAATCTCGTATTAAAGCTATAAAAAAGAAATTAGGCAGTACACTCTTCATCCCGGGCCATCATTATCAAAAAGATGAAGTAATTCAATTTGCAGATGTAACAGGAGATTCTTTGCAGCTTGCTCAATTATCAGCTACTAACAAGGAAGCTAAACATATAGTATTTTGTGGTGTACATTTTAT
Proteins encoded in this region:
- the nadC gene encoding carboxylating nicotinate-nucleotide diphosphorylase is translated as MNIIKLEEMLKQFFNEDIGDGDLSSEFIFSAEQQGSFSFYAKESGIFCGALIIEHGFLLLDRSMDITLYRKDGEKVNTGDVLAVIQGPLQKLLMGERVILNLTQRMSAIATATNLAVRETAGTNAKICDTRKTMPGMRMLDKYAVRIGGAYNHRNGLYDAIMLKDNHIAFTGSITKAVQAAREKIGHTIKIEVEIETKAQLDEAIVAGADIIMFDNRSPEEIREWLPAVPPHIATEASGGITLHNLNTYAKTGIQWISLGALTHSVIAFDISALVQTKGVNSLVHH